The proteins below are encoded in one region of Oncorhynchus tshawytscha isolate Ot180627B linkage group LG04, Otsh_v2.0, whole genome shotgun sequence:
- the LOC112246731 gene encoding serine-rich coiled-coil domain-containing protein 1-like isoform X4, which yields MGESGSCRSTLVSRLPIFRRSLSKRQDSLPSSPSSGGVGNGVHTSSPSSTNSSNSSTGKRRSLFRKPSIRFSSKRNSEPPRIQTPPLDPAQDSNDSQANPQMGFHDGAGPPRAKPRHSFGFGGHRQKKITRSQTEDFEKVSSTANRNVFIKCISSATNEGDDSGFLEDYSGGSKRSSRQKKQLLPKSFSAHHRFSKNSEQCKPPEVNIEPPTSGGTLGSWPGELLGESSLQSPMLSEDHTTALTPSEFNVPITEDTVSEVDALPAPSPADPPDSNFSHVVSTSQVLFTPAQAATDKPLLPDTSTANTTECETAIPVTGPATAATTPMPPQQQQSQEYKEEGEEEKEDVPVVEEEVRPEQTETSESEAGPVRSKGYHSNPEQSERRSRNSVLIQEPGKGVCCGRHELRSCHLRKPHTVSMCSSGASPYHEVIRMERRLRSSSEGAGVPRQLHLNLREPHSATEGNVLLRKRNNSSSSKLGSLDLLNNLGSSELDEDDLMLDLELSDDQRQRHVFREDSSQSLSSCLSLLHSRFEPSGDGIPGREPSDNRILGREPSGDGILGREPSGNRILGREPSGDGIPGREPSGNRILDREPSGDGIPSREPRGATAHREPSRPTTLLPADWCLGREDEAPGLEALPLRLMQQDCTSVKTLLLRLRRTLQESTDTSPTSILHSLPISPCSEKSLPLKEPGREEALVLQLREKDELILQLQAELTTIWSIRKHTKQCGVGPA from the exons ATGGGCGAATCAGGGTCGTGCCGCTCCACGCTCGTCTCCAGGCTGCCCATCTTCAGGAGGAGCTTGAGTAAGAGGCAGGACTCGTTGCCCTCCTCCCCGTCCTCAGGCGGCGTGGGCAATGGCGTCCACACCTCGTCCCCCTCCAGCACCAACTCTAGCAACAGCAGCACGGGAAAACGTCGCAGCCTGTTCCGCAAGCCCTCCATCCGCTTCAGCAGCAAGAGGAACAGCGAACCACCACGCATCCAGACCCCTCCGCTAGATCCAGCCCAGGACTCTAACGACAGCCAGGCCAACCCTCAGATGGGCTTTCACGATGGCGCTGGGCCTCCACGGGCCAAGCCTCGGCACTCATTTGGCTTCGGTGGCCACCGGCAGAAGAAGATCACCCGCTCGCAGACGGAGGACTTTGAAAAGGTGTCTTCCACGGCCAATAGGAATGTGTTCATCAAATGCATCAGCTCAGCTACCAATGAGGGAGACGACTCTGGGTTTCTGGAAGACTACAGTGGCGGCAGCAAACGCTCATCCAGGCAGAAGAAACAGCTGCTGCCCAAGTCATTCTCTGCACACCACCGCTTCTCCAAGAACTCTGAGCAGTGCAAGCCCCCAGAGGTGAACATAGAGCCCCCAACGTCCGGGGGTACCCTGGGCTCGTGGCCAGGCGAGCTGCTGGGGGAGAGCTCCCTGCAGTCGCCCATGCTGTCTGAGGACCACACCACAGCCCTCACACCCTCCGAGTTCAATGTCCCCATCACAGAGGACACTGTGTCCGAGGTGGATGCACTACCCGCACCCAGCCCAGCCGACCCGCCAGACAGCAACTTCAGCCATGTCGTCTCTACATCCCAAGTGCTCTTCACGCCTGCCCAAGCTGCCACAGACAAGCCCCTCCTGCCAGACACCAGCACAGCCAACACCACGGAGTGTGAGACTGCAATTCCTGTCACAGGGCCAGCAACAGCTGCAACAACACCAATGCCACCGCAACAACAACAATCACAGGAATAtaaggaagagggggaagaggagaaggaggatgtgccggtggtggaggaagaggtgagaCCAGAGCAGACGGAGACTAGTGAGAGCGAGGCAGGCCCAGTGCGTAGTAAAGGCTACCATTCCAATCCAGAGCAGTCTGAGAGGAGGTCCAGGAACTCTGTACTCATCCAGGAACCAGGGAAGGGAGTGTGCTGCGGTAGACATGAACTCAGATCATGCCACCTGAGGAAACCCCACACAG TGTCCATGTGCAGCAGCGGTGCCAGTCCCTACCATGAAGTGATACGCATGGAGCGCCGGCTCCGCTCCTCCTCGGAAGGGGCTGGGGTGCCGCGGCAGCTCCACCTCAACCTCAGAGAGCCCCACAGCGCCACCGAGGGTAACGTCCTGCTCAGAAAGAGGAACAACTCATCCTCCTCCAAGCTGGGCAGCCTG GACCTACTGAACAACCTGGGTTCCTCTGAGCTGGATGAGGATGACCTGATGTTGGACCTGGAGCTCTCTGACGACCAACGCCAGCGTCACG tattccGAGAGGACTCCAGTCAGTCCCTGTCCTCCTGCCTGAGCCTGCTGCACTCCCGCTTTGAGCCCTCTGGAGACGGGATTCCTGGCAGGGAGCCCTCTGATAACAGGATCCTCGGCAGGGAGCCCTCTGGAGACGGGATCCTCGGCAGGGAGCCCTCTGGAAACAGGATCCTCGGCAGGGAGCCCTCTGGAGACGGGATTCCTGGCAGGGAGCCCTCTGGAAACAGGATCCTCGACAGGGAGCCCTCTGGAGACGGGATCCCTAGCAGGGAGCCCAGAGGCGCCACCGCCCACAG GGAGCCGAGCCGGCCCACTACCTTGCTGCCTGCTGACTGGTGCCTGGGCCGGGAGGACGAGGCCCCGGGGCTAGAGGCACTGCCCCTTAGGCTGATGCAGCAAGACTGCACCTCCGTCAAGACCCTGCTGCTGCGCCTCCGGAGGACCCTGCAGgag